A genomic segment from Blastococcus sp. PRF04-17 encodes:
- a CDS encoding cytosine permease, protein MTSHNTEDSLEAPQRTASTESDTRVSLQHDYALDPVPTDRRRGLYSLVAVWVGWAISVSSFLVGGAVGAGTTFGTGLTAILVGNAILALIGGAIGYIGYRTGLTTYLASRIIFGVRGSAVPSIVLGILAMGFIGVLMDAFGTAMVGLVPDVPWTVWVILFAVAVTITAVFGFKGLAVLSVVAAPLMLVFALYSLFRIGGDEGGFSAAVEAVPAAPIGFDVAVTAVIATWITGAALASDIGRYARRPSHIALGAVCGYVLGAGFFETVAMISSSAVGNPNFVIVMTQLGLLVPATVILALALWTTTDNNLYSSSLAFTNASKVLGRTVNKKIWVFVGIGIALITAFGGFAGDFLSFLSIIGTVTPPFAGILLAHFFLLGGLRSPAGSLLAAAPVVRWSALVAWVITSVTMYYWAPPLKPLVGLALCAVLYVIAETVAGRTQSRGRVGTTA, encoded by the coding sequence GTGACTTCCCACAACACCGAGGACAGCCTGGAGGCGCCCCAGCGGACCGCCTCCACGGAGTCCGACACCAGGGTCAGTCTCCAGCACGACTACGCGCTGGACCCCGTGCCCACGGACCGGCGGCGCGGGCTCTACTCCCTGGTCGCGGTCTGGGTGGGCTGGGCGATCAGCGTCAGCTCCTTCCTCGTCGGTGGCGCCGTCGGTGCGGGGACGACCTTCGGGACCGGCCTCACGGCGATCCTCGTGGGCAACGCCATCCTGGCCCTCATCGGTGGGGCCATCGGCTACATCGGCTACCGCACCGGACTGACCACCTATCTGGCGTCCCGGATCATCTTCGGCGTCCGCGGCTCCGCGGTGCCGTCGATCGTCCTGGGCATCCTGGCGATGGGGTTCATCGGTGTGCTCATGGACGCCTTCGGCACCGCCATGGTCGGGCTGGTCCCGGACGTCCCGTGGACCGTCTGGGTCATCCTGTTCGCCGTCGCGGTCACGATCACCGCCGTGTTCGGGTTCAAGGGCCTGGCCGTGCTCTCGGTCGTCGCCGCCCCGCTGATGCTCGTCTTCGCGCTCTACAGCCTCTTCCGGATCGGAGGGGACGAGGGCGGATTCTCCGCTGCCGTCGAGGCCGTACCGGCCGCTCCCATCGGCTTCGACGTGGCCGTCACGGCCGTCATCGCGACGTGGATCACCGGTGCGGCACTGGCCAGCGACATCGGTCGCTACGCGCGCCGACCGTCCCACATCGCCCTCGGCGCGGTCTGCGGCTACGTGCTGGGCGCAGGCTTCTTCGAGACCGTGGCCATGATCTCCTCCAGCGCCGTGGGGAACCCCAACTTCGTCATCGTGATGACCCAGCTGGGGCTGCTCGTGCCGGCCACGGTGATCCTCGCGCTGGCCCTGTGGACGACCACCGACAACAACCTCTACTCCTCCTCGCTGGCCTTCACGAACGCGAGCAAGGTGCTCGGACGGACCGTCAACAAGAAGATCTGGGTCTTCGTCGGCATCGGCATCGCCCTGATCACGGCCTTCGGGGGGTTCGCCGGGGACTTCCTCTCGTTCCTCTCGATCATCGGCACCGTGACGCCGCCGTTCGCCGGCATCCTGCTGGCGCACTTCTTCCTGCTCGGTGGCCTGCGCAGCCCGGCCGGCTCCTTGCTCGCCGCGGCACCCGTCGTCCGGTGGTCCGCCCTGGTCGCGTGGGTGATCACCTCCGTGACCATGTACTACTGGGCGCCGCCGCTGAAGCCGCTGGTCGGTCTGGCCCTGTGTGCCGTGCTCTACGTGATCGCGGAGACCGTCGCCGGCAGGACGCAGAGCCGCGGCCGGGTCGGCACCACCGCCTGA
- a CDS encoding PucR family transcriptional regulator produces MVSEVVSAVWEQLPGYSTDRLERTDLERFVAWHVDLIITLMSAGRAPTEEEVARARDLGYSRALQGVPVESVMQSFRLAEQAVLRTLLRSATGSDPAALGRAVEALVCSFNALIAGSTASYRAAQEQVAVHYEQLERDMVADLATGGEVAAVDSRARLLGSDPDAPHIAVVLRSGGSPESTDRARRQLLAALAPGAAGRILHGAVGGVVLLLLPVAAGARTGTGSIEASVRRATQGSPVFRNVVCGIGSVAGRLAAVGESCRQALVAAKVTETLGHVGDGGTGRVAAYDDVLLEVALLSDHGVAERMVQRWLGPIMDQPHLLTTLRTFLESDLSQIRTAAALVVHPNTVAYRLGRIRELTGRDARQVGPAFELLAALRALDLMRAGAAGRAGGLSG; encoded by the coding sequence ATGGTCTCCGAGGTCGTCTCGGCGGTCTGGGAGCAGCTGCCCGGCTACTCGACCGATCGCCTCGAGCGCACCGATCTGGAGCGGTTCGTCGCCTGGCACGTCGACCTGATCATCACGCTCATGTCGGCCGGACGGGCACCGACGGAGGAGGAGGTGGCGCGCGCCCGCGACCTGGGGTACAGCCGGGCCCTGCAGGGAGTCCCGGTGGAGTCGGTGATGCAGTCCTTCCGGCTGGCCGAGCAGGCGGTGCTGCGGACGCTCCTCCGCAGCGCGACAGGGTCGGACCCCGCGGCCCTGGGCCGCGCCGTCGAGGCGCTCGTGTGTTCGTTCAACGCTCTCATCGCCGGCAGTACGGCGTCCTACCGGGCGGCGCAGGAGCAGGTCGCGGTGCACTACGAGCAGCTGGAGCGGGACATGGTCGCCGACCTGGCGACCGGCGGCGAGGTCGCGGCGGTCGACTCCCGCGCGCGACTGCTCGGCTCCGACCCGGACGCGCCGCACATCGCGGTCGTCCTGCGCTCCGGCGGCTCCCCCGAGTCCACCGACCGCGCCCGTCGCCAGCTGCTGGCGGCACTGGCACCCGGAGCGGCCGGGCGGATCCTGCACGGGGCGGTCGGTGGCGTCGTACTCCTGCTGCTGCCGGTGGCGGCAGGGGCCCGGACCGGGACCGGGTCCATCGAGGCGTCGGTCCGGCGAGCCACCCAGGGCAGCCCTGTCTTCCGCAACGTCGTCTGCGGCATCGGCAGCGTCGCCGGCCGGCTCGCCGCCGTCGGCGAATCGTGCCGGCAGGCGCTGGTCGCCGCGAAGGTGACCGAAACGCTCGGGCACGTCGGCGACGGGGGGACCGGTCGCGTCGCGGCCTACGACGACGTCCTGCTGGAGGTGGCGCTGCTGTCCGACCACGGGGTGGCCGAGCGCATGGTGCAGCGGTGGCTGGGCCCGATCATGGATCAGCCGCACCTGCTGACCACGCTACGGACCTTTCTGGAGTCCGACCTCTCCCAGATCCGGACCGCGGCCGCGCTCGTGGTCCACCCCAACACGGTGGCCTACCGGCTCGGCCGCATCAGGGAGCTCACCGGCCGCGACGCCCGTCAGGTGGGACCGGCCTTCGAACTGCTGGCCGCGTTGCGAGCGCTGGACCTGATGAGAGCCGGGGCCGCAGGACGTGCAGGCGGGCTGAGCGGCTGA
- the hisB gene encoding imidazoleglycerol-phosphate dehydratase HisB, translating into MSRTARVERATNETKLVVELDLDGTGAGAISTGVGFYDHMLTALAKHSGIDISVQAEGDLHIDAHHTVEDVAIALGQAFAEALGDKRGITRYGDATIPMDEVLAQAAVDLSGRPYFVHAEPENMTPMIGPDYPTSLTRHVLESFAFNARISLHVRVLYAGRDAHHIVEGQFKALARALRQAVAIDPRVTDVPSTKGAL; encoded by the coding sequence ATGAGCCGCACAGCACGCGTCGAGCGGGCGACCAACGAGACCAAGCTGGTCGTCGAACTCGACCTCGACGGCACCGGCGCCGGCGCGATCAGCACGGGCGTGGGCTTCTACGACCACATGCTCACGGCGCTGGCCAAGCACAGCGGCATCGACATCTCGGTGCAGGCCGAGGGCGACCTGCACATCGACGCCCACCACACCGTGGAGGACGTCGCGATCGCACTGGGCCAGGCGTTCGCGGAGGCGCTGGGCGACAAGCGGGGGATCACCCGCTACGGGGACGCGACGATCCCGATGGACGAGGTGCTGGCCCAGGCGGCGGTGGACCTGTCCGGCCGGCCGTACTTCGTGCATGCCGAACCCGAGAACATGACGCCGATGATCGGGCCGGACTACCCGACCAGCCTCACCAGGCACGTACTCGAGTCCTTCGCGTTCAACGCCCGCATCAGCCTGCACGTCCGCGTGCTGTACGCGGGCCGGGACGCCCACCACATCGTCGAGGGCCAGTTCAAGGCCCTGGCCCGGGCGCTGCGGCAGGCCGTGGCGATCGACCCGCGGGTCACCGACGTCCCCTCCACCAAGGGCGCCCTGTAG
- a CDS encoding histidinol-phosphate transaminase codes for MGTVPPEGSAGLPLRPELRGRSPYGAPQVPARHRLNTNENPHPLPAELLADLGAALGHAAVDLNRYPDRDATALRTELAAYLSRSSREHIRATQVWAANGSNEVLQQILQAFGGGGRTALGFTPSYSMHPIISAGTGTGWVDGHRREDFTIDPAAAVAQVREVRPDVVFVTSPNNPTGTAVALSTITDIYDATTGVVVVDEAYAEFARAGTPSALTLLPGRPRLIVSRTMSKAFGMAGLRLGYLAADAAVVDALQLVRLPYHLSSLTQAAARTALAHTDALLATVDAVKAQRDRIVAALPGLGLTSVPSDANFVLFGGFADAPSVWKALLDHDVLVRDVGLPGWLRVTAGTAQETDAFLTALGEVVRETSADEGESAP; via the coding sequence ATGGGCACGGTGCCACCGGAGGGCAGCGCAGGGCTCCCGCTGCGGCCGGAGCTGCGTGGTCGCTCGCCCTACGGCGCCCCGCAGGTGCCGGCGAGGCACCGGCTGAACACGAACGAGAACCCGCACCCGCTGCCGGCAGAACTGCTCGCCGACCTCGGCGCCGCCCTCGGGCACGCCGCGGTCGACCTCAACCGCTACCCCGACCGCGATGCGACGGCGCTGCGCACCGAGCTGGCCGCGTACCTCTCCCGCAGCAGCCGGGAGCACATCAGGGCCACGCAGGTGTGGGCGGCCAACGGCTCCAACGAGGTGCTGCAGCAGATCCTGCAGGCCTTCGGCGGCGGAGGTCGCACGGCCCTGGGCTTCACGCCGTCGTACTCGATGCACCCGATCATCTCGGCCGGCACCGGCACCGGGTGGGTCGACGGGCACCGGCGCGAGGACTTCACCATCGACCCCGCCGCGGCGGTCGCCCAGGTGCGCGAGGTGCGCCCCGACGTCGTCTTCGTGACCAGCCCCAACAACCCGACCGGCACGGCGGTCGCGCTCTCGACGATCACCGACATCTACGACGCCACCACCGGCGTGGTGGTGGTCGACGAGGCCTACGCGGAGTTCGCGCGCGCCGGGACGCCGTCGGCGCTCACCCTGCTGCCCGGCCGTCCGCGGCTGATCGTCAGCCGGACCATGAGCAAGGCCTTCGGCATGGCCGGGCTGCGGCTGGGCTACCTCGCGGCCGATGCGGCGGTGGTGGACGCCCTGCAGCTGGTCCGGCTGCCGTACCACCTGAGCTCGCTCACCCAGGCGGCGGCGCGGACCGCGCTCGCGCACACCGACGCCCTGCTGGCCACCGTCGACGCGGTCAAGGCCCAACGCGACCGCATCGTCGCCGCCCTGCCCGGGCTGGGGCTCACCAGTGTGCCGAGCGACGCGAACTTCGTGCTGTTCGGCGGCTTCGCCGATGCGCCGTCGGTCTGGAAGGCGCTGCTCGACCACGACGTCCTCGTCCGGGACGTGGGGCTGCCCGGGTGGCTGCGCGTGACGGCGGGGACCGCGCAGGAGACCGACGCCTTCCTCACCGCGCTGGGGGAGGTCGTGCGGGAGACCTCGGCCGATGAGGGAGAATCGGCGCCATGA